The Rhodanobacter sp. LX-99 genome segment CCGGAGTTGCAACTGGGCCGGTTGCGGCTGGACCTGCCCGGGCATCGCGCATGGATCGACCAGGCGCCGCTGGAACTGACCGCGCGCGAATTCGGCCTGCTGGAAGCGCTGGCCCTGCGCGTGGACCGCGTCACCAGCCGCGCCCAGCTGATCGCGGCGCTGTGCGACTGGGATCAGGAGTTGACCGACAACGGCCTGGACATCGCGATCCACCGCCTGCGCCGCAAGCTGCATGGCAGCGGCACCGGCGTGCGCACGATCCGCGGGCTGGGCTACCTGCTGGAGGAAATGGGCGACGCCGGAGACGGCCACGCATGAGCCCGCCACGCACGCATTCGCTGCGCCCCAGCCTGCGCCGGCGCTTGCTGCTGGTTCTGCTGGTCCCGGTAGGCGTGCTGTTGCTGCTGGACGCGCTGCTGACCTATGCCGTGGCGCTGACCTACGCCAACCGGGTGCACGACCGCGATCTCAGCGACGATGCACTGACCCTGGCGACGATGCTCGGCAACGACCAGCTCGATGGCGAATTGACCCCGCAGGCGCGCTTCCTGCTCGAATACGATCCGGACGGCCACAGCTACTTCACCGTGAGCAGTACCAGGCACGGCCTGCTGGCCAGCAATGGGCAGCTGCCGCAGCCCACGCAGGTGCCGGCCATCGGCGCCCGGCCGGCGCTGTACGACGCGCGGTTGGCGAAGCACACCTTGCGCGCCGCCACGGTGCATATCGCCATGCACAACGACCCCGGCGACAGCCTGGTCGTCACCGTCGCCGAAACCCTGCGCGACCGACACCGGCAGGCGCGGGAAATTCTGCTGCTGGCGATCGTGATGCAGACACTGCTGATCGTCGGCGTGCTTTCGCTGGTCTGGTTCGGTGTCGGCCGCGGCCTGCGCGTGCTCGATCCGCTGACCGCGCGGCTGGCCGCACGCACCGATGAACTGACCTCGATCGATGGCCCCGACGTACCGCAGGAGATCCAGCCGTTGACGCATACCATCGACGCGCTGTTCGGTCGACTGCGCGGCATGCTGGCCCTGCACGACCGCTTCATCGCCGACGCCGCGCACCAGTTGCGCACGCCATTGACCGGGCTGAGCCTGCACGTCGAACATGCCATGGCCGACCCGCGGCCGGAGACGGTGACCGATGCCCTCGCCCACATCCGGCGACTGACCCAGCGCGCCGCACGTACCTCCGCGCAGTTGCTGGCGCTGACGCGTGCGCAGGCGCCATCGCCGGAAGCCGGCGAACGCACGCTGCTCGACCTGAGCCGGTTCATCCCCGAAGCGGTGTCCGAACGGGTCCACGAAGCCCTCCGGGCCGGCGTGGACCTGGGCTACGAGGGCGCCGGGCAGGCGCTGTCCGTGCTTGGCGACGCCGCCAGCGTGCAGGATCTGCTGGACAACCTGATCGACAATGCCGTGCGCTATGCCGGCCGTGGCAGTACCGTCACCGTCAGGCTGCAGGCGCGCGCCGACGGTGGCGCCAGCCTCGGCGTCGAGGACAACGGTCCCGGCGTACCGCCCGAACTGCTGCCGCGGCTGAGCGAGCGTTTCTTCCGCGCCGCCGGCAGCAGCGAGGAAGGCAGCGGGCTGGGACTGGCGATCGTCCAGCGCATCGCCGAGCGGCATCACGCCGAAGTGGTCTACCGGCTTGGCGAAGTGCGCGGACTGTGCGTGGAAGTGCGTTTCCCCGCGCCTTCCTCACCGGCCGCCCACCTCCCGTCTCAGGGTAAAGAAAGATTCCACCACG includes the following:
- a CDS encoding sensor histidine kinase, coding for MSPPRTHSLRPSLRRRLLLVLLVPVGVLLLLDALLTYAVALTYANRVHDRDLSDDALTLATMLGNDQLDGELTPQARFLLEYDPDGHSYFTVSSTRHGLLASNGQLPQPTQVPAIGARPALYDARLAKHTLRAATVHIAMHNDPGDSLVVTVAETLRDRHRQAREILLLAIVMQTLLIVGVLSLVWFGVGRGLRVLDPLTARLAARTDELTSIDGPDVPQEIQPLTHTIDALFGRLRGMLALHDRFIADAAHQLRTPLTGLSLHVEHAMADPRPETVTDALAHIRRLTQRAARTSAQLLALTRAQAPSPEAGERTLLDLSRFIPEAVSERVHEALRAGVDLGYEGAGQALSVLGDAASVQDLLDNLIDNAVRYAGRGSTVTVRLQARADGGASLGVEDNGPGVPPELLPRLSERFFRAAGSSEEGSGLGLAIVQRIAERHHAEVVYRLGEVRGLCVEVRFPAPSSPAAHLPSQGKERFHHDNGAG